The DNA region AGCTTGATAGTACAGACAGAAAGACTTAGGAGTTTCTGCTGCTTTCATGTAATGTTGGAGAAGTGAAATATGTGGCAATACAAATGGCAATAGGAGGTCAAATTACAATAGAGTGGCTTATGGATTGATAATAATTGGTGTTGCACATTATATGGAGTACTATTTATGACTCAACGTCTTGGAGCAGATTAGACCATGTAGCAGATTAGACCATGTTTCCCTTTTTCTCGTTTTCCTTCTCTCCCATGCCTTTTGTACCGTCTCCATTTTCCTATATATTTTGCTTGTAAATAAGTGTTGTGAGCTTTTGTTCATTGAGTTCTGATAATGTTTTGCTTCTCTTAGGTTGATTACCAAGAGAAACAATTTGCTCAAGGTGTTATTCCGACAACATACATGAGGAGAGAGGGTGCTCCAAAAGAACGTGAACTTTTATGTGGTCGTCTTATTGATCGACCCATAAGACCACTTTTTCCATCTGGATTTTACCACGAGGTGCAGGTAAGCTGGCGTCTTGTTATTGCAGTAAACTTGCTAGTAATATTTTGTTTGAACTCATTGAGGGCTATAAGCTTCTCTGTCtctcattacttttttttttttcctcccaaGATAATGGCAAGTGTGCTTTCTTCTGACGGGAAACAAGATCCAGATATAATGGCAGCAAATGCATCATCCGCTGCTCTAATGTTGTCAGATATTCCTTGGGGCGGGCCAATTGGAGTAATACGTATTGGAAGAATTTCTGGTCAATTTGTTGTAAATCCAAGCATGGATGAGGTAATGTCTTATATTAGCTGGCATCCTCAGGATAAATTTATTACATTAAGACTTTTCCGATTTCATCAAGGCGACTTTCATTCTGGTGGCGGTTACGACTTTGACATCATGAGAACTTAAGCGTTCAACTTTAGCATGAATttcatttttaggaaaaatattctgagccgagggtctatcggaaacagcctctctacctcccacggtaggggtaaggtctgcgtacactctaccctcaccagaccctacttgtgggattacactgggtatgttgttgttcttgttgtctTTTTTAGGCAAAGTCTGAAAATTTTTAGAGTAAGGGCCAAGTTGATGGAGATTTTGAAAACAGTTTATATCAGGAGTAAAAATTATGTTACCTTCAGTTAACCTTGATATCCTGGTGTGTGACATAGCTTAAACAAATCGCTTTAGAACTTTAGCAGCGAAGATCTCAGTTGCATAAACATGGATATAGTGTTAACTTTCACCCCTGCTGAAGGCGAAACCAAGTGGAGAAACACGGATTTTCTGGATATTTACATTTTCCATGTAAGAGAAGCTTCAAGGGGCAAAGGTTGAGGGACTTGTTACTTAGGTCACAGGTTCAGTCCCCGTGCCATGCGAACTAAGTGTGGTATttagtggagaagggtagaggggCCGGGCCATTATCCCCTAGTTTCCAAGGCTGTGGTTGGTCTTAAGGGTGACTCCAGACGAATTTCtcaatcattaaaaaaaaaaaaaaagcaacatGACTTTTGAAGTCATTCAAAAGGAGAAAAGAGAGCGACTACCATATTGAGGTGCCTCGTGTGATTATCACATGCTTGTTATAGGGGACAAGCATGATAACACACATAACTATAAAAAAACAAGCATGATAACAcacataagtttttttttcttcaaaagataTATTGGCGGTGTCTAGGTCAATGCACCTTGACTAATTCATCGGTACCTGTTACCTCCCATTATAGGTTCCGAGTAACCTTatcagaaaaaaagaaaggtaccGGGTAACTGCTTTGACAGAtcggaagaaatcacctagtgtctTTTTACATGTGCTGGATATGAACTCTAGTCTCCCATAGTCTATTCCAACTTCTTTGACAGTTAGGACACATCCTTAGGTGCCATACATGTTTACACTCTACTGGCAGATGGTTGAACTAAGTGTAAGAATTTGGAGCTTTGGGTCTTATGCAGAGGTTGTAGCTTCTCTATTACAACCTAAAGCTTTTTCGAAGAATTTGCATACTAGGCAAAGCACTTCTCTTACATAGTATTAGGAAGAACGACATATTAAGATAATAAAACAAAAAGccacttcaactccaactccaactacTAATATCTCTTATGCTAATTGCTGACTCTGATGCCAATTATGCTCAACAGTAGTTGTGGTCCTCCCCTTGATTAAAGTCTTCATATTGGATGTCATGCAGCTTAGCATCAGTGATCTTAACTTGGTATATGCATGTACGAGGGATAAAACTTTGATGATAGACGTCCAAGCTCGTGAAATTTCTGAAAAGGATTTGGAAGCTGCTTTGAGACTTGCTCATCCAGAGGTGAGAGATTTCTGGCTATCAATTTGTCATTACTGCACCGCTACTGCAAACaactaattttgatttttgaatagTCAGGCTGTTAAGTATCTTGACCCTCAAATTAGACTCGCAGCTAAAGCTGGTAAGCAGAAGAAAGAGTATAAGCTGTCTATGGTATCCGAAAAAACATTTGAGAAAATTCAgaatttggccaaagaacctaTAGAAGCTGTTTTTACAGACCCTACTTATGGAAAGGTTCGTATTTTCTTAGTGCAAGATGAATTTGGGGACTTCACTATTTTTCACTATTCATGTTATATAGTCTATTGATAAAGACAGCAGGGACCTTCTTTCCATCTCATTAATACTATGTTTTCCATTCTAACTCAGTTTGAGCGTGGAGAAGCTTTAGAAAAAATCACACAGGACGTTAAAAGAGTCCTTGAGGAAGAAGGTGATGATGAAGGCCTAAAAATTCTACCAAAGACAGTTGATACAGTGAGGAAGCAGGTATGCTTGTAGATGCTGAAGTTTATCTTTTGTGCTTCCGGTTTTGAGATTTTGTTATACATCATCAAAGGACAGCAGAATTTtgattcttcttttccttttgttgatTGCAGAGGAACACATGGTCAATGATTGGCCTTCTAGGTTATGCATATGATCTTTTTAAAACTAGTGTGTATTTCCCTTATAATAGGTTAATAGTAGGTTGCATGTGTTTTGGAGTTATAAGTCCATTAGCGAACATCGACACATTCTAAATAAAGAATTCAATCTTCAGTTACTGCATTTCGAGGAATATTTGTTTGGGCTTCTTTTTACATCCTAAACTAAGGTTCTGACTATCACTTCGTGACGGTAACCTCCTCAAGTTTCTGACAACATCAGGTTGTTCGCAGAAGGATCATTTCGGAAGGGGTTAGAGTGGATGGAAGGCGTCTTGACGAAGTTCGGCCTTTGTACTGTGAAGCTGGTAATTTACCTGTATTGCATGGATCTGCAATCTTTTCAAGAGGGGATACTCAGGTTAGTACATTCATTTTTCACGAAGAATACAGGGTGTACTATGATTTAGGGTTATCATCACATGCAAATATGTAATCTTGTTGCCTTTCATTTTCTCGTATGGGATGTTTATACAGGTCCTTTGCACTGTTACCCTTGGAGCCCCTGGGGATGCTCAACGTCTGGATTCGCTGGTCGGTCCTTCAAGCAAGCGTTTCATGCTGCATTATAGTTTTCCACCGTTTTGTACGAATGAAGTTGGCAAGCGAACTGGTCTGAATAGGCGTGAAGTTGGTCATGGTAAGCTATTTGGTTTGCAGGTTTATAATATGGTCTGCTCCTGAGGTTAGTGAAAGCTGTAAATAGACCTTAATACTAGAATGTCAAATTGCAGCTGTAATCAACCTCAATATGTGGAAATGTTTATGCCATTTTGTACAAACAAGACCACGAGGGAAGAGAAATGTTAATGATCTACTCTCTTCCCTTTTCCCACTAACCTTAGTTGTCTTGTTTTATTGCTGTTTCCTTATTTCATGTAAAACCAAATACCGgctaaaggaaaaaagagagtagatcctatttctctctctctcgtgCAAGCTCTTAAAGTAGGGGGGCAGGGTTGCGAGCGTTATTTCTATATGTCTgattaataaatatttatattatctcGTATAACTGGTTCTATTTTTTGAACCTCTCTCCACTTGGATCATCTTTTGGGTTTCTTGATCTTTCTGTTCATTTGCTACGAACTCCAAAAAGTAAACAAAGGATGAAAATGCAACTGTGAAGAGCAGACTTATGCACCTTACTATCCTCCTTTCAGAAATTGTGCTTTAATGATGCTTAACTCAAAAGGCGATCTAACCGTTTGGCCACAAGTTCTTGTGGCCTCGTATGTGATAAGCCTTGCCATATAGCTAACTTATAGGCATTTTTGCATTGGTAAAGATCTAGTAGTTAGAGTTCTGATTTTGTTTATAATCACCCAATTTAATCTGCTTGGTGAAGATGGGCAGCTAGTTGATGATAAATCTGTTGCTCATCAAATTTATATTCATGTTACTTTTTTGTATTATGATAGCATCACCAGGGTAATTTGTGAATCATTTTCTTGTTACTGGTGTTTAATCTTCTACAGGCACTCTTGCTGAAAAGGCTCTGCTTGCTGTATTACCTCCTGAAGATGATTTTCCATACGCAGTCCGGATAAATTCTGAAGTCATGGCATCCGATGGCTCGACATCAATGGCAACCGTCTGTGGAGGTAATTTCTCAATTTGCTTGATCTCAAGGTTTTTCAATCTGACAAATGTTAGTCAGGCGTTTTCACGATTTTTAGTGGACAAATCTCAAAGCAGATTTCTCTGATCTAAGACTGTGCTTGCTGTTTATTTGGTTGCTGCAGGCAGCATGGCTTTGATGGATGCTGGCATTCCACTAAGAGAACATGTAGCAGGTTTGTCGGTGGGGCTTATTAGTGAAGTTGACCGATCAACTGGTGAAATCAAGGATTATCGTATATTAACTGATATTCTGGTGAGAACTGTTGTTTCAATCTTTTGGCATGTTTGTCTTAGTTCTGTGAAGTTCAGTAAAGGGGACaaacaaaagggaaaagaaagcATCTTTTAATGAATGTCCTCAAAGGGATGAAGAAACAAACAGATAAGATTTTGTAAATATTCTGTAAGCTAGGTGGTAAAATTGACCTTGTTCAGTAGTCAAAGTGGATGTTAGgatttattacctttttgtcAAGATAGTAACTTGCAATTCGTTCCTCGAGCTGAGGGTCTAtagaaacagcctctctacctcctaggtaggggtaaggtctgtacCTCtacccactttgtgggattacactgggtatgttgttttttttttctttttttcggaGAAacatatgttgttgttgttagtaaCTTGCAATTCAAATAGTAACTCAATATTGCTCCATATCAAATACCGGCTACTGGAGTAAGACCAATTTCTTTGGTCACCTTGAAAATGTGCTTTAAAGTTGTGAAATCATCCAGTCACTGAAGGCCTAGGCTATAAGAAGTGTATCTACTATTCAACCAATACTCTCTTGCATGCTTAATGATTGTAATATGAAACTTTTAGACTTTTCATTATGCCTTTTATTTCCTCTAGGATTTcaccaaatttaataaaaacgCTGCTCTTCTTTGTTTTGGTATAAACTTATATTATGGAGTGCGCTGTTGAGTGTCTCCATTAGTTTCATGTTCTAGCTTGGTTTTGTGTGTTTATGCATCAACTTTAGCAGCTCCCAGTCTGTACCTTGTCTTTCTGCCGATGTGCTACTTGGACTTACATGAATACATTTTACTTCATACCAGAACTATATGCTCATAAAACCTTAATGTCATGGAAACTGCAAATCATGTAAACAgagttatcaaaaaaaaaaaaaaaaatgtaaacagAGTTATCAACTTCAAAACTTTACTCACCATCAACACTTATGTAGTCTACATTACTGCTCTTCCTCTGACTTATTGGTTTAAGTTGTATCCTCAGGGGAAGCTTTCGTTGAAGCTTTACCCCTTGCATTATAGAGATAGTCATGGACTGACTAAATGACTAGATTCTCCGGGACGGATTTTCTTTTGTCTAAGGCTGGTCTCTGTCTTCCTCTAAATTTGATGTGAGTTCTGCTAACTTGAATAAGTAACTTTCTAGGGTCTGGAGGATCATCTGGGTGACATGGATTTTAAAATTGCTGGTACCCGTAATGGAATAACTGCAATACAATTAGATATAAAACCTGCTGGAATTCCTTTGGATATCATATGTGAGTCTCTACATCCTGCACTTAAGGGGAGGCTTCAAATCCTTGAGCATATGGAGCATGAGATAAGTGCTCCACGCATTCAGGATGACAGATATTCTCCTCGGCTAGGTAAGTACCTTTAATCATTGATCTTAGATTTCTCTAAACTTTTTAGTTCTGCTTCATTTGACATGTCTCCTTTGcttatattttgatttcaaatacAGTTACGTTAAAATACAGCAACGAAGCGCTTCGTCGCCTCATTGGTCCTGTTGGCGCTTTGAGGAGGAAAATTGAAGATGAATCAGGTGCAGTCAACAGTTTGCATTTTGAGTTATCTGTTTCTTTTACTGTTTTACCTGGTCACTTTGGGTCACTTTGACGTGAGGTTGGTTGGTAATGTTTTCACTCCACTCTCTCTTGCTTATGAGCATTGATGTAGCTCTAATGTTCACAGCTGCTTGACTTTTTAAGcagaattttctttccttaaaaCTTGTTGCAAAATTACTTATTTTGGCTTTTAATGTGCTGAATGTGAATTAGTTTTTCTTTACTTCATATTGCTTATCTATATTATCACTTTGCCTTGTTAAGTTTCAATGGATAAACATACGtagagacattttttttttgaaaatggtaaCAGTTAATCTATATATCCACAGGTATACTGCATCCAAATGTGTAGTCCCCCTTAAAAAAGTTACATCTTACAGCTTGTTCCTTACATGATCTTCCTCTTACAGTAATTCCAAAACATCAAAAATATCTTCTGTTTGAACTAAAACTAcctgtttacaccaaaagtaaAAAAGACTTAGACAATTCATCTTGAACTTCTGTAGACCACATTGTTTGCTCGCAAAGCACCTCTGATTCCTTTCATTCCATACAGTCCACACACTGCATTTTCATATGTAAACATTTTGTGATGGCgttctttcatttttaatttctcCAGCTAATTCCTTTGTCGCTCCTAAGATTGCGTTCATTTCTCCTTGCTGATTCATAATGTAGGTGCACGGATCTCGGTTGGTGATGGAACACTTACTATAGTTGCAAAAAATCAGTCAGTGATGGAGAAAGTACTGGAGAAGGTAATTTTCTTTTAGCCTTCTGTTTACTTGCCATAGGTTCTGCTTAAGACTTCAGTCTTGCTCTGATGGCCTACTATTCGTTCAGTTAGATGGCAATTGCATTTGTTTGGCCCACTGTTTGTCCATTTAGAGAAAAACTGCCTCTTGTTTTAGCATGTAACTTGTTTCTTAGAGATTGAGCACAATCAtgtaaccgaagtaaggagaaCAGATCAGTTAGAATGGTGAATTAGGTATTAGAAAGGTTTGTCGTGAAAGTTCCTCAAGTGCTAGGTGTTTCTATACCTTGTTTTTCACTTTCCTTTGGCTTATCTCCATCCTTGAAAAGTTTCTGACCAaccaaattcatcttttgtaatttattGCTGACAGGTTGATTTTATAATTGGGCGTGAAATTGAGATTGGAGGTGTATATAAAGGTAGTGTTGTATCTGTTAAAGAATACGGTGCCTTTGTGGAGTTTAATGGTGGACAACAGGGCCTCTTACATATTTCAGAATTGTCACACGAACCAGTAAGTTCTCTTTTTCCTCCCTCCTCCATcctccctctctctctatcacttATATGTGCAGTATGGTTAAGGATGAGTAAACAAGTTAAGTGTTGTTGGTTTACAGATATTTTGGTCGAAATTAGTACGTTGTACTTGTAACCACCTAGTAGCCTGTAAAATGTTGGATTTATTTGTGAAGGACCATAGTGAGCTTATGTTTCTTTTGATTTTGGGTGATGACAACTCTTTCAATGTAATGGATGATGGATCAAAACTTTATAATGCCAAGCATCTTAGCAGTTTAAAACTTAATGCTTTTTTTAACTCGCTCAGTCATAGTGCCCACTCTACAAGAGTCAATATTACCTTACTAATTTGCAATTGCTCACCCCTACCTTGCAAATAGAGCTTGGGACTATTTGCAGAAATAATCATGACTTCTGTGATTAGTATATCTTTGCTTTCAAGGGcaagtgaattttttttctttgaaaatttgaaattaacTAGAATTATGTAAGTCATGCATAGATTTTTTCTGTGGTTCCTCTCAAATTATTTCATTCAGCAAAGGTATGTAAAAATTGTTAAGTCATGCATAGATTTATAGTTTGTAAAGCTATTTTACAAACATAAGTCAAATAGCTAATATTGTCCTTGTTATTGTTTTGTGATTAATTTGTGTCTTTTTACTATTAGGTGTCCCGAGTTTCAGATGTGGTATCTGTGGGACAGCAGCTTTCTTTAATGTGTATAGGACAGGACGTTCGTGGTAATATTAAGTTATCACTAAAAGCCACCCAGCCTAGCCCTAAATCCAAGACGGGCATTTCTATTGATGAACCCGTTCTCCCTACTAAGCAAGAGGTCAATGTTTGGACTGCCATTGAGGATGTATCCAATGAGCAAGAAAAACAAGGTGCTACTGCGGGACCCGAAACAAATGATTCAAGATTGAAGTCCGCTACACCAGCAGTTCTAATCCGAAGTGCAGCCGAGTGCGATGAGGAGGAAAAAAGTGGTAGTCTGAATTCAAAAGGTGATAATGGATCTCAAAGTGCTTCTAAATATGATAAGACAAGGATATCGTCCTCACTTTCGGAATCTGGTTTTTCTTCTAGAAATGTTAAGAAGTCCAAAAGAGGCAACGATGCCATTCTTGACTTAATAAGTGATGATGAAAGTGATAAGGATGATGCTACGTCTGGGACCCCTATGAGCGCTAATAAACTAAAGCTTGGTATGAAAGTAACAGCAAAAGTGCATCAAATTCGCGCCCTTGGTTTGGTGCTTGATTTGGGTGGTGGAATTCGGGGAATGTATCGTTTTGAGGTATGTTTGACTTTACTGTGTCAAAGGTTCTCTATTGTTTTCAACTTTCTACGTTAAGTCTGCTTTATGTGAAACGCCTTATTTGCAAGTGGTGGTCAAAATATTTGccattcttttcttattttgtcgTTGCTCTGCTCTGCAAGCAGAGGCATATCCAGCCTTATAGCAGTGGGTTCATCTGAACCCGGTACTTTCGACGTAGAATATAAATCTATATGTAAAAATTCATTAGAACTGCACCAATTAGTGTCTGAacccataattttaaaatagaatAGGTTCACAGTTAAAAACCTTAAATTTTGAACCCTTAGAGTTTAAATCTTTTATCCACCTCTGTCTGACCATCTGATAGTCACAAAAGCCGTAGTAAATATTATGATGGTCCTAGTAGGttttattttgcattgcacCACTTTTAGATGTTCATAATAGAATTTCTCCTGTTTATCTCAACTGGAGATCCTAATTCCAAGTTCAATGAAATTTTTCCTATTTGGTGCAGTCTGGTGCAAAGAGGGACTTTGAGGTGGGTGATGAGCTGCGAGTGAAGTGTTCAAGTTTTTCAACCAAAGGGATTCCAGTGTTATCtttggtgaaagaagagtaattTAAAGCTATTATTCCAAAGTAAAGCATAAAACTGCAGGCTGTAAAAACGTCAACTGAGAAAATACTGACAGGAAATCACAAGACGTCGATGCTTGTGAAATCTGTTTCAAGAGCCTGCATTTCTCAGAGCAGTTGCAGATCGTTGCTATGAGTTGGATCGCgagaataaacaaaaaagaaggccTCCTAAAATGGGGTAGCCTCCCGGAACGGGGTTGTTCCAAGCCCTTCACAGGTGGTAGGTTTTAATTGTGTAAATCATTCTTTTAATGGCTCTTTCTATAGTAAGTTTGTCTACGCAAACAGTTGGGGGGGTTTTGGGGATGCTTTTTTGTAGTGATAGCTACGTCTCATTAATATGTGTTTTTTTCTCTCCTAATAATGACACTTTTATATCGATACCAAAGACTATGATACTGGAGTTGTTAGTATCACTTTTACACAATGCTTGAATATATTTTCAGGTGAGAGGAGACGTTCGACTTAGATCAGTAGATGCTGAACGTTGATTTCTCAaaaattttatgttgttgtaCAGCTTTTGTTAAGAACTGAAGTGAGTACTACAGGCTAGCTACTACTTGCTTCTATACTTGTCGACAACTTGGAAGAGAGTTGAGTTGCAGTGAGATACTTATAATTGCATGACTTGACATTAATACGTTATGTCAAGGAAACAAACAACTCTCCAAATTAATAAAGAAAGTCAGAAACTAGTCATAAAATTACATACGTGGGAACTAAGAAAGGACTTTATCATAACTAAGTATTTATAGTCTTAAGgaataataatattttgatcCCTCGGTTATTGgtaaattttgaatttgtccCCATAATATATGACTCAATGCAtaccttcaattaattaaaatgtatgCCTTTGGTTCCTTTATGTATGAATTATGCTATATTTATAGTTTTAtactatttttaaaagttattactCGCAAAAATATGAAGTAACAATACAAGTTTAACATAACACATGGCTAATTAAATGGTGAAATAATTCATAATTCTGAAAATCTGTGAATTAAGAAGGCATATTTCAAGTAATTGAAGGTTAGATATGCTTAATCAGTTATCataagaattaaaattaaaatttaccaATAATTGAGGAGTAAAAGTGCTATTAGCTCTATAGTTAATATCTATCTTTCGGAAAATAAATGGTAAAATAATTCATAATTCTGAAAATCTGTGAATCAAAAAGGCATATCAAGTAATTGAAGGTTAGATATGCTTAATCAGTtatcataagaaataagaattaaaattaaaattttgaggAGTAAAAGTGCTATTAGCTCTAGAGTTAATATTTatctttcaaaaaataaattaaccaCCATACTTAAAAAATCGTCTCACTTTTCATATAGGATTattgtcattctttttttaaggcaaaagtcatagataaAGCCCAAACTTGTCACATTTTTTCTCCTGATTACCTAAATCGAGGGTTATACCATGGGTACCTAAACCAGTCCAAATTCGATCTTATTAGGTACCTTTTTCACAATAATCAAGAAATTAAGAGTGTATTACACTCTCCATGACGTGATAACTTTATCAAATGAAAACGTGACACGTGGCTGTGGGTCCaccataataattaaaaaataaattatacaaaccgccccccccccccaactgcAAAAGAAACCAGCCGCCGCTGCCGCACCACCACCCCCAACCGCTATCCCCTCACCCCACCAATAATTTAttccctttttcttctcttatttAGATCTATCAATGTCTTTACAAGACCCACCAACCTTTAATgatgaataaaaaaaagagtcataGTAATGATGAATCTCCACTTTTTCCGGTGAACAAGATGATAATGCTACTTTTCAGatctaaaaaaaacaaaaaattggtggtaagaaataacatccaattcacaaattaattttctataaataattaaaagaaatgaagtgttataatgaagaagaagaagaagaagaagaagagaaaaaaaaaaaaaggaaggaaaaaatgGAGCTTCGCCGGAAATGGAGGGATGGGAAAATAGTTGGATGGAGGAATTGAGGAGTAAGACCGATCCAGTTgtcttcctccttttttttaagttaatttttataaacaaaatataaagaaactaaaaaaaaaaaaaaaaaaaaaaaaaaaaaagaagaagaagaactgaaGAAGACAGAACTGGAGAAGACGAAGAGGGAAGGAGGGGAGATGACTGACGCAAGGGGGAAAGGGGGAAGAGTGGGGCcaatgttttttattttcttaaatttaattaaagttAAAGAGGTGAGtttttaatcaaaaaataaataaataaataacatttAAGAGTGGGTCACGCGCTCAAGGAAAGTgtgattcactttttttgtcACATCAGCAAAAAGTATTTATATGGTACAAATTCAGAAGGGTTTAGGTACCAATAGGTACAACCTTCAATTTAAGTACCCCAGAGAAAAATGTGGCAAAGTTTGGAggctatctatgacttttgtCTTTTTTTAACCAAACAAGTCGAAATAATTATGGTAGACATGTATAAAGGTTCTTTTGATGTTTTTCAACTTTTGGATGGTTGGGAATTGAATAAGCAAAGTTATGGAAATCAGCTGCCTCTATCTGCGTTTATATCATAATAAACCTTTAATCCAAATTGACAATTTGTTGCTAATCAAATCGCACTAGATTTGGAAATCTAAAAACGAGAGAAGTGACACCTTTTGCTCAAGTATGTTGAAATTTTGGGATAAAAAGAAGTTTGATTAGTTTAATAATATGATTACGCTTaaccttttctgatcatttttctccACCTGGCTATAATTAGTGGTGGATTTACTTAAAATTGGTTATGCCGTCAGTCTTGCTTCCACACGGTAATCATAACTTTTGTTTCTTGTTTCACCCTTAAAAAGTAATATAGAAAAAtgtttaaaaatcaattttataatATTCAAATAAAATGAGCTCAAAAGTTTAGATGAATATAACATTTTGAACAACTTGAATATTAGTTAAATATGGATCTCTAAAGTTTCTAGagatcattttaattttaatcttTGTGATATCTGATGAAGTAcgtttaatatttaattacttGAAATATGCACTTTTGATCTACTTTCTTATGAATATTACAAATTTTTAGAATTATTAATCCTTCCACTATTTAATTATCAATGTATTATGTTAAGCTTGCATTGTTACTATATATTTGAGGGTAATATACTTTTAAAAATAGTTCAAATATAACGTATTTTCTACATAAAGGGatcaaaaatacattttaattaGTTGAAGGTTAAGTGTCTTTGAATCATATATCGTAATAATCAAAAACAGAATTTATCATTAATTGAGGCTCCAAAATTGCTATTCTCCCTTAAATAAAAGCCTTAAACTTTTTATTGACTTACAATggttttttttagttttaaccTAAAATATTAGTGTGAAAATATCCTAGTAATATGTTGCACATTACCATTTAATTATTCCTTTTCCATGCTCCACTATACTATTCATTGTGCATTGTGCAGTGTACTCCAAGACTCGAGACTTTGACAAAATAGTCTTCCATTGTGCTCTCAGTTTCTTTGCGGTCTTTGAGACCAAACGATCATTTCTATAGAACAAGTCGCTCATTAAAAGTAGAAACTTCttcctaaaaaaaaaggaagtgagATAAGAATTATGGATGATCTAGGTTCAAATTTCACCAAAGACAAAAAAAAGGCTAGCTAATCACTTTTGACTTATCCAAGTTTTGGTGCGTATCCAATACCTTTGCTGATAGCTAAACAGTAGTGATCTTTTCGATAGAATAGTCGCAAGCGGATCTAATGATATATTAAACATGACGGGTACAAAATCTTTATGTTATTACCTCCGAACCCATTGTAGTTCTAAAATGtgagttcaaaatataaaatttattgaaatttttaGTAATTTTTCACGCATATATCTAAGTTTTATGTCTTCAATGTGGGGCTCGGTTGACCTTGAACTTCATTATCTACAAATGCTTTTGGAAATTGTCGCATCGCACAAGAAGCGGTCTTGAACACcttaattattattaaaagagaggaaaaaaggaaaaaagaaagaggacgaAAAGTAGAAGCACTAACCTTC from Lycium ferocissimum isolate CSIRO_LF1 chromosome 2, AGI_CSIRO_Lferr_CH_V1, whole genome shotgun sequence includes:
- the LOC132047222 gene encoding polyribonucleotide nucleotidyltransferase 2, mitochondrial, with product MASVRNKVNPLLCNIPHVLTWPRFGFRTICSGRLGFASSTSPSLADTDTPVAGKKFLETFTEEFEIGSRKISLETGKIARFANGSVILAMEETKVLSTVASSKGDAVRDFLPLTVDYQEKQFAQGVIPTTYMRREGAPKERELLCGRLIDRPIRPLFPSGFYHEVQIMASVLSSDGKQDPDIMAANASSAALMLSDIPWGGPIGVIRIGRISGQFVVNPSMDELSISDLNLVYACTRDKTLMIDVQAREISEKDLEAALRLAHPEAVKYLDPQIRLAAKAGKQKKEYKLSMVSEKTFEKIQNLAKEPIEAVFTDPTYGKFERGEALEKITQDVKRVLEEEGDDEGLKILPKTVDTVRKQVVRRRIISEGVRVDGRRLDEVRPLYCEAGNLPVLHGSAIFSRGDTQVLCTVTLGAPGDAQRLDSLVGPSSKRFMLHYSFPPFCTNEVGKRTGLNRREVGHGTLAEKALLAVLPPEDDFPYAVRINSEVMASDGSTSMATVCGGSMALMDAGIPLREHVAGLSVGLISEVDRSTGEIKDYRILTDILGLEDHLGDMDFKIAGTRNGITAIQLDIKPAGIPLDIICESLHPALKGRLQILEHMEHEISAPRIQDDRYSPRLVTLKYSNEALRRLIGPVGALRRKIEDESGARISVGDGTLTIVAKNQSVMEKVLEKVDFIIGREIEIGGVYKGSVVSVKEYGAFVEFNGGQQGLLHISELSHEPVSRVSDVVSVGQQLSLMCIGQDVRGNIKLSLKATQPSPKSKTGISIDEPVLPTKQEVNVWTAIEDVSNEQEKQGATAGPETNDSRLKSATPAVLIRSAAECDEEEKSGSLNSKGDNGSQSASKYDKTRISSSLSESGFSSRNVKKSKRGNDAILDLISDDESDKDDATSGTPMSANKLKLGMKVTAKVHQIRALGLVLDLGGGIRGMYRFESGAKRDFEVGDELRVKCSSFSTKGIPVLSLVKEE